One window of Mauremys reevesii isolate NIE-2019 linkage group 4, ASM1616193v1, whole genome shotgun sequence genomic DNA carries:
- the NPC2 gene encoding NPC intracellular cholesterol transporter 2 isoform X1, whose amino-acid sequence MLSEGPEERTQDTQIKALCKQLDQKRYLGSKDGSITEVNVSPCPTQPCQLQKGTSYSVNVTFSSKIDSQGSKAKVYGEILHVDVPFPIPEPDGCKSGIQCPIEKGHSYSYLNKLPVKSEYPSIKLLVQWELVDDQGQMLFCWKIPVQITS is encoded by the exons ATGCTTTCTGAGGGCCCTGAGGAAAGAACTCAAGATACACaaatcaaagcactttgcaagcaGCTGGACCAGAAGAGATACTTGG GCTCCAAAGATGGGAGCATCACAGAAGTGAACgtgagcccctgccccacacagccctgccagctCCAGAAAGGGACGTCTTACAGCGTCAACGTCACCTTCTCCAGCA AGATCGACAGCCAGGGCAGCAAAGCAAAGGTGTATGGGGAGATACTCCATGTGGACGTACCCTTTCCCATCCCTGAGCCTGACGGATGCAAGAGTGGGATCCAGTGCCCCATTGAGAAAGGCCATTCCTACAGCTACCTGAACAAGCTGCCTGTGAAAAGCGAGTACCCCAGT ATTAAACTGCTTGTCCAGTGGGAGCTGGTTGATGACCAAGGCCAGATGCTATTCTGCTGGAAGATACCTGTCCAGATCACCAGCTAA
- the NPC2 gene encoding NPC intracellular cholesterol transporter 2 isoform X2, with translation MLALTVALLLALGSLARAEPLRFVDCGSKDGSITEVNVSPCPTQPCQLQKGTSYSVNVTFSSKIDSQGSKAKVYGEILHVDVPFPIPEPDGCKSGIQCPIEKGHSYSYLNKLPVKSEYPSIKLLVQWELVDDQGQMLFCWKIPVQITS, from the exons ATGCTCGCCCTGACcgtggctctgctcctggccctcgGCTCCCTGGCGCGGGCCGAGCCCCTCAGGTTCGTGGACTGCG GCTCCAAAGATGGGAGCATCACAGAAGTGAACgtgagcccctgccccacacagccctgccagctCCAGAAAGGGACGTCTTACAGCGTCAACGTCACCTTCTCCAGCA AGATCGACAGCCAGGGCAGCAAAGCAAAGGTGTATGGGGAGATACTCCATGTGGACGTACCCTTTCCCATCCCTGAGCCTGACGGATGCAAGAGTGGGATCCAGTGCCCCATTGAGAAAGGCCATTCCTACAGCTACCTGAACAAGCTGCCTGTGAAAAGCGAGTACCCCAGT ATTAAACTGCTTGTCCAGTGGGAGCTGGTTGATGACCAAGGCCAGATGCTATTCTGCTGGAAGATACCTGTCCAGATCACCAGCTAA
- the NPC2 gene encoding NPC intracellular cholesterol transporter 2 isoform X3: MIVCHISSKDGSITEVNVSPCPTQPCQLQKGTSYSVNVTFSSKIDSQGSKAKVYGEILHVDVPFPIPEPDGCKSGIQCPIEKGHSYSYLNKLPVKSEYPSIKLLVQWELVDDQGQMLFCWKIPVQITS; this comes from the exons ATGATAGTATGTCACATAA GCTCCAAAGATGGGAGCATCACAGAAGTGAACgtgagcccctgccccacacagccctgccagctCCAGAAAGGGACGTCTTACAGCGTCAACGTCACCTTCTCCAGCA AGATCGACAGCCAGGGCAGCAAAGCAAAGGTGTATGGGGAGATACTCCATGTGGACGTACCCTTTCCCATCCCTGAGCCTGACGGATGCAAGAGTGGGATCCAGTGCCCCATTGAGAAAGGCCATTCCTACAGCTACCTGAACAAGCTGCCTGTGAAAAGCGAGTACCCCAGT ATTAAACTGCTTGTCCAGTGGGAGCTGGTTGATGACCAAGGCCAGATGCTATTCTGCTGGAAGATACCTGTCCAGATCACCAGCTAA